In Stigmatopora argus isolate UIUO_Sarg chromosome 10, RoL_Sarg_1.0, whole genome shotgun sequence, the following proteins share a genomic window:
- the rps25 gene encoding small ribosomal subunit protein eS25, with protein MPPKTDKKKDAGKSKKDKDPVNKSGGKAKKKKWSKGKVRDKLNNLILFDKATYEKLYKEVPNYKLITPAVVSERLKIRGSLARNALQELLAKGMIKLVSKHRAQLIYTRNTKGGDEEVPAEKA; from the exons ATG CCTCCCAAGACCGATAAGAAAAAGGACGCTGGGAAGTCCAAAAAGGACAAGGACCCAGTCAACAAATCTGGAGGCAAAGCCAAGAAGAAG AAGTGGTCTAAGGGAAAAGTGAGGGACAAGCTCAACAACCTGATCCTCTTCGACAAGGCTACCTATGAAAAGCTGTACAAAGAAGTTCCCAACTACAAGCTCATCACGCCCGCCGTTGTGTCCGAGAGGCTGAAGATCCGTGGCTCCCTGGCTAGGAACGCCCTGCAGGAACTGCTTGCTAAAG GTATGATCAAGCTGGTGTCCAAGCACAGAGCCCAGCTCATCTACACGCGCAACACCAAGGGTGGTGACGAGGAGGTGCCAGCAGAGAAAGCATAA